One window of Triticum dicoccoides isolate Atlit2015 ecotype Zavitan chromosome 5A, WEW_v2.0, whole genome shotgun sequence genomic DNA carries:
- the LOC119298895 gene encoding acyl-coenzyme A thioesterase 13-like: MASASASAAMEKARQLLEEAAAESLPTEQVDALPSGFYDAFVLCGIRVHTVEPGRLLCHFTVPARLLNSGNFLHGGATASLVDLVGTAVFYTSGAQTRGSPLEMNISYLDAAFSDEEIDIEAKVLRAGKAVGVATVELKKKSGKIIAQARYSKYLGASSKL; the protein is encoded by the exons atggcgtcggcgtcggcgtcggcggctaTGGAGAAGGCTCGGCAGCtgctggaggaggcggcggccgagtCGCTGCCGACGGAGCAGGTGGACGCGCTGCCCTCCGGGTTCTACGACGCCTTCGTGCTCTGCGGCATCCGCGTCCACACCGTCGAGCCCGGCCGCCTCCTCTGCCACTTCACCGTCCCcgcccgcctcctc AACTCAGGCAACTTCCTGCACGGTGGCGCAACGGCGTCGCTGGTTGACTTGGTGGGTACTGCTGTCTTCTACACGTCCGGGGCACAAACCAGGGGCTCACCACTAGAGATGAACATCTCCTACTTGGATGCTGCATTTTCGGAT GAAGAGATTGATATCGAGGCCAAGGTTCTGCGTGCTGGAAAAGCAGTAGGAGTGGCCACTGTGGAACTGAAGAAGAAATCTGGCAAAATCATCGCTCAAGCCCGCTATTCCAAGTATCTTGGTGCATCTAGTAAACTGTGA
- the LOC119298894 gene encoding disease resistance protein RGA2-like, which translates to MVEAIFSAVVGDMVGRVISLLAGRFSVQQSASVKLQKISRMLVRIHSVVEEAKGRHITNHVALEWLSELNDGVYQGRYLLNTIRCGEPELEDGHGDKVPAQPFSLSLFNPAKRVRVATSTVKCILSRHDAGVDEIDTVLESLQSISGDLREFMMLLQGCKRIRRPLATNIFVDGQMFGRHVEKERIINFLLDNSGPCITGKLPLLPIVGDIGAGKTTLVQHVCYDARLRNRFPIIMLFNFSSTYAMAMGRPTVVLKSKHVIGGSGKLNHPLQVLNENFRKKRFLMVFEDVDMHRKQMLEELLPSLRHGKQGSKIILTTNNRRVAAGMGTVEPVKLKVLPHPEYWFFFKAHAFAATDIEENLRLLAVGKAIARKLNGSFFGAKIVGGVLKAHPNLQLWCKILRSNIGGLSLLGDGLGYITDLAENLLPSHVKMRQLIISKKPLSSTQPEFARLHDMLLPSPDAAAADQESWSADVGNAKVLLCRSVMPFFCLDYNAHCTFCAVFYCPFISALHPLRDLFFYLFQIVLRYKWSPASQRAGLLAQAFQKLTNFIPKQIEV; encoded by the exons ATGGTGGAGGCCATCTTCTCGGCGGTAGTCGGCGACATGGTGGGCAGGGTGATCTCGCTTCTCGCCGGCCGCTTCAGCGTCCAACAGAGTGCCAGTGTCAAGCTGCAGAAGATAAGTCGCATGCTTGTCAGGATTCACAGTGTGGTGGAGGAGGCCAAAGGGAGGCACATCACGAACCATGTTGCCCTCGAATGGCTCTCGGAGCTCAACGACGGTGTGTACCAGGGTCGTTATCTGCTCAACACGATCAGGTGCGGAGAGCCGGAGCTCGAAGACGGGCATGGTGACAAGGTACCAGCACAGCCTTTCTCTCTGTCCTTGTTTAATCCTGCAAAGCGCGTGCGTGTCGCCACGAGCACCGTGAAGTGCATACTGTCTCGCCATGATGCCGGTGTCGATGAGATCGACACTGTGCTAGAGAGCTTGCAAAGCATATCTGGTGATCTCCGGGAGTTCATGATGCTCCTGCAAGGCTGCAAGCGGATCCGACGCCCTTTGGCTACCAACATCTTTGTGGACGGGCAGATGTTCGGCAGACATGTCGAGAAAGAAAGGATCATCAACTTCTTGCTTGACAACAGCGGTCCATGCATCACGGGGAAACTGCCTCTGCTGCCAATTGTTGGTGACATTGGAGCTGGGAAAACTACCTTGGTGCAGCACGTCTGCTATGATGCCAGGCTGCGCAACCGCTTCCCAATAATCATGCTGTTTAATTTCTCATCTACCTACGCTATGGCGATGGGTCGACCAACTGTTGTTCTGAAATCCAAACATGTTATTGGAGGGTCTGGAAAGCTTAATCATCCGCTGCAAGTGCTCAACGAGAATTTCCGCAAGAAGCGGTTCCTGATGGTATTCGAGGATGTTGACATGCACAGGAAGCAAATGCTGGAGGAGCTCTTGCCAAGCCTAAGACACGGCAAACAGGGGAGCAAGATCATACTCACCACCAACAACAGGCGTGTCGCTGCTGGCATGGGGACAGTGGAGCCAGTCAAGCTGAAGGTCTTGCCACACCCAGAGTACTGGTTCTTCTTCAAGGCGCATGCCTTTGCTGCCACGGACATTGAGGAGAACCTGAGGCTGCTGGCTGTAGGCAAAGCCATTGCAAGGAAGCTAAATGGATCATTCTTTGGCGCAAAGATCGTCGGAGGGGTGCTGAAAGCCCATCCAAATCTACAGCTCTGGTGTAAGATCCTAAGAAGCAATATTGGGGGCCTGTCCTTGTTGGGTGATGGCCTTGGATACATTACGGATTTGGCAGAGAATCTGCTGCCAAGTCATGTAAAGATGCGCCAGCTGATTATATCCAAGAAACCGCTCTCCTCGACACAGCCTGAGTTTGCCAGGTTGCATGATATGCTTCTGCCAAGCCCTGATGCAGCAGCAGCAGACCAAGAAAGCTGGAGTGCAGATGTTGGAAATGCAAAAGTGTTGTTGTGCAGGTCAGTTATGCCATTCTTTTGCCTGGACTACAACGCTCATTGCACT TTTTGTGCTGTTTTCTACTGTCCTTTCATTTCTGCATTGCATCCTCTTAGAGACCTCTTCTTTTACTTGTTCCAAATAGTCCTTCGGTATAAATGGTCGCCTGCTTCCCAACGAGCTGGACTTCTAGCACAGGCTTTCCAAAAGCTAACAAATTTCATACCAAAGCAGATTGAAGTATGA